Proteins encoded in a region of the Bacillus methanolicus genome:
- the dpaB gene encoding dipicolinate synthase subunit B produces MSLKGKRIGFGLTGSHCTYDEVYPEIENLVNTGAEVVPVVTFTVKNTETRFGKGEDWVERIEDLTGNKVIDSIVKAEPLGPKIPLDCMVIAPLTGNSLSKFANAMTDSPVLMAAKATLRNQKPVVLGISTNDALGLNGVNLMRLMATKNIYFIPFGQDDPVKKPNSMVARMSMLEETIISAMNGKQLQPVIVEKFRDGK; encoded by the coding sequence ATGAGCTTAAAAGGCAAAAGAATCGGATTTGGGTTGACGGGATCTCATTGTACTTATGATGAAGTGTACCCTGAAATCGAAAACCTTGTGAATACCGGAGCTGAAGTGGTACCGGTTGTAACGTTTACGGTCAAAAATACAGAAACGCGGTTTGGAAAAGGGGAAGATTGGGTTGAGCGTATCGAAGATTTAACGGGCAACAAGGTAATCGATTCAATTGTCAAAGCGGAGCCTCTTGGTCCCAAAATTCCCCTTGACTGTATGGTAATTGCACCGTTGACTGGAAACTCATTGAGCAAATTTGCGAACGCCATGACAGACTCCCCTGTACTAATGGCTGCGAAGGCAACATTGCGAAATCAAAAACCCGTCGTATTGGGTATTTCAACAAATGATGCATTAGGTTTAAACGGAGTCAATTTAATGAGGCTAATGGCCACTAAAAATATTTACTTTATTCCTTTTGGTCAGGATGATCCGGTAAAGAAGCCAAATTCAATGGTTGCCAGAATGTCGATGCTCGAAGAAACGATTATCTCGGCAATGAATGGAAAACAGCTCCAGCCCGTAATCGTAGAAAAATTTCGTGATGGAAAGTAA
- the asd gene encoding aspartate-semialdehyde dehydrogenase — MGQKEGLHIAVVGATGAVGQQIIKTLENRNFPVGKITLLSSARSAGKTALFKGEEITIQEAKPESFEGVDIALFSAGGSVSKELAPEAVKRGAIVVDNTSAFRMDADVPLVVPEVNEFALHEHNGIIANPNCSTIQMVTALEPIRQKYGLKKVIVSTYQAVSGAGAQAVEELYEQTRAIINNEPYEPKILPVKSDKKHYQIAFNAIPQIDKFQENGYTFEEMKMINETKKIMGLPDLQIAATCVRLPVATGHSESVYIEVEKDGLTVQECKEILAGAPGVEVLDDIENQIYPMPADCVGKYEVFVGRIRQDLDTANGFHMWIVSDNLLKGAALNTVQIAESLIKLDLIGNK; from the coding sequence ATGGGTCAAAAAGAAGGTCTTCATATAGCAGTGGTAGGTGCAACAGGCGCAGTTGGTCAACAAATTATAAAAACCCTTGAAAATCGTAATTTTCCTGTAGGAAAAATTACACTTTTATCCTCAGCCCGGTCTGCAGGGAAAACGGCTTTATTTAAAGGTGAAGAAATTACGATTCAGGAAGCAAAACCTGAAAGCTTTGAAGGTGTAGATATCGCACTATTCAGTGCAGGAGGCAGTGTGTCTAAAGAGCTTGCTCCTGAAGCTGTAAAACGCGGTGCGATTGTTGTCGATAATACGAGTGCTTTTCGTATGGATGCGGATGTTCCGCTTGTCGTTCCTGAAGTAAACGAATTTGCACTTCATGAACATAATGGAATTATTGCCAATCCAAACTGTTCAACCATTCAAATGGTTACAGCATTGGAACCAATTCGACAAAAGTACGGTCTGAAAAAGGTGATCGTATCAACTTATCAGGCTGTTTCAGGTGCAGGTGCTCAAGCAGTGGAAGAATTATATGAGCAGACAAGAGCGATTATTAATAATGAGCCGTATGAGCCAAAAATTCTACCTGTTAAATCTGATAAAAAACATTATCAAATTGCTTTTAATGCCATACCGCAAATTGATAAATTCCAGGAAAACGGCTATACTTTTGAAGAAATGAAAATGATTAATGAAACGAAGAAAATTATGGGGCTTCCAGACCTGCAAATTGCGGCAACTTGTGTCCGATTGCCTGTTGCGACGGGACATTCTGAATCGGTGTATATTGAAGTGGAAAAAGACGGATTAACCGTTCAAGAGTGTAAAGAAATCCTTGCCGGTGCTCCGGGAGTTGAGGTTCTAGACGATATTGAAAACCAAATCTATCCGATGCCTGCAGATTGTGTAGGCAAATACGAAGTCTTCGTTGGCCGAATTAGACAAGACCTTGACACGGCAAACGGATTCCATATGTGGATTGTTTCTGATAATCTCTTAAAAGGCGCAGCTTTGAATACAGTTCAAATCGCAGAAAGCTTAATCAAATTAGATCTTATCGGAAACAAATAA
- the dapG gene encoding aspartate kinase encodes MKIIVQKFGGTSVRDDKSRENAKRHIEKALAEGYKVVVVVSAMGRKGEPYATDTLLSLIGGNASKVSKREQDLLLSCGEIISSIVFTNMLVEHGIRAAALTGAQAGFRTNSDYTNAKIIEMKCDRLLRELEQNDVVVVAGFQGAAKNGDITTIGRGGSDTSAAALGAALNAEWIDIFTDVEGIMTADPRIVENARPLSVVTYTEVCNMAYQGAKVIHPRAVEIAMQAKIPIRIRSTYSDSPGTLVTSLNRNNRGSDIRERPVTGIAHVPNVTQIKVFAKKDQYNLQAEVFKAMANEKISVDLINISPNGVVYTVMNDMADHAIQILTDLGHEPVVERDCAKVSVVGAGMAGVPGVASKIVTALSEKGIRILQSADSHTTIWVLVKQEDLVNAVKALHDAFQLEKETLEFERID; translated from the coding sequence ATGAAAATAATCGTTCAAAAATTCGGGGGCACTTCAGTCCGTGACGATAAAAGCCGAGAGAATGCGAAAAGGCATATAGAGAAAGCTCTCGCAGAAGGCTACAAGGTTGTAGTTGTTGTATCAGCAATGGGACGAAAAGGAGAACCGTATGCAACCGATACCCTCTTGTCATTGATTGGAGGCAATGCGAGTAAAGTAAGCAAACGCGAGCAGGATCTTCTTCTTTCTTGCGGAGAAATAATCTCAAGCATTGTTTTTACAAACATGCTTGTTGAACACGGCATACGTGCTGCTGCTTTAACAGGTGCCCAAGCAGGTTTCCGGACAAACAGCGATTATACAAATGCAAAAATCATAGAAATGAAATGTGACAGGCTTTTAAGGGAATTAGAACAAAACGATGTTGTAGTCGTAGCCGGATTCCAAGGTGCTGCGAAAAATGGCGATATAACGACCATTGGCCGTGGCGGAAGCGATACATCAGCCGCTGCTCTTGGGGCAGCGCTTAATGCCGAGTGGATTGACATTTTTACCGATGTTGAGGGGATAATGACGGCTGATCCGCGGATTGTTGAAAATGCACGTCCTTTATCAGTTGTTACTTACACGGAAGTGTGCAATATGGCCTATCAAGGAGCAAAGGTTATACACCCCCGGGCCGTAGAAATAGCCATGCAGGCAAAAATTCCGATCAGGATCAGATCTACTTATTCTGACAGCCCCGGCACCTTAGTTACGTCACTCAACAGAAACAATCGAGGAAGCGACATTCGCGAGCGGCCGGTAACTGGAATTGCCCACGTTCCAAATGTAACCCAGATTAAAGTATTCGCTAAAAAAGATCAGTATAATTTACAAGCGGAAGTATTTAAAGCAATGGCAAACGAAAAAATCAGTGTTGATTTGATTAATATATCGCCAAATGGGGTCGTCTATACTGTAATGAATGATATGGCAGATCATGCCATTCAAATTTTGACCGATTTGGGGCATGAACCGGTTGTTGAACGGGATTGTGCAAAGGTCTCCGTTGTCGGTGCAGGTATGGCCGGAGTTCCAGGCGTCGCATCAAAAATAGTAACAGCGCTGTCAGAAAAGGGAATTCGTATTTTACAATCTGCTGACAGCCACACGACCATCTGGGTTTTAGTTAAACAAGAGGATTTAGTAAATGCAGTCAAAGCATTGCACGATGCATTCCAGCTTGAAAAAGAGACGCTGGAGTTTGAACGGATAGATTGA
- the dapA gene encoding 4-hydroxy-tetrahydrodipicolinate synthase has translation MVSFGRISTAMVTPFDNKGHIDFAKTTQLVNHLINNGSDSLVVVGTTGESATLTKEEKLALFQHVVKVVEKRVPVIAGTGSNNTYDSIEMTKKAEKIGVDAILAVAPYYNKPNQEGLYQHFKAIAESTSLPVIVYNIPGRSVVNIEPETVIRLSKIPNIVGVKEAGGNLSAMTQIIANTDDDFLLYSGDDGLTLPVLSIGGTGVISVASHVIGNEMQEMISAFLNGDHERAAKLHQKLLPLMDGLFIAPNPVPVKTALQIKGMDVGSVRLPLVPLTEQERNTVAALLKAL, from the coding sequence ATGGTTTCATTTGGTCGAATTTCAACAGCTATGGTTACACCATTTGATAACAAAGGTCATATTGATTTTGCAAAAACAACTCAACTCGTGAATCATTTAATTAATAATGGTTCAGATTCATTAGTCGTTGTCGGTACTACTGGAGAGTCAGCTACTCTTACAAAAGAAGAAAAATTGGCGCTTTTTCAGCATGTAGTAAAAGTAGTTGAAAAAAGAGTTCCTGTTATTGCAGGTACCGGAAGCAATAATACTTATGATTCAATCGAAATGACAAAAAAAGCAGAAAAAATCGGCGTCGATGCGATCTTGGCAGTTGCTCCGTATTATAACAAACCAAACCAGGAAGGATTATATCAACATTTTAAGGCAATTGCTGAAAGTACATCCCTTCCTGTTATCGTTTATAATATTCCGGGAAGATCTGTTGTAAATATTGAGCCTGAAACGGTCATCCGATTGTCCAAGATTCCGAACATTGTTGGTGTAAAAGAAGCGGGAGGGAATCTTAGTGCGATGACGCAAATTATTGCCAATACGGATGACGATTTTCTTTTGTACAGCGGAGACGACGGCTTAACGTTGCCGGTTTTGTCAATCGGCGGAACCGGAGTTATTTCTGTTGCCTCCCATGTTATCGGAAATGAAATGCAAGAAATGATCAGTGCATTTTTAAATGGTGATCATGAACGTGCGGCAAAATTGCATCAAAAGCTGCTTCCGCTTATGGATGGATTATTTATCGCTCCAAACCCTGTGCCGGTTAAAACGGCATTGCAAATAAAAGGCATGGATGTCGGTTCGGTTCGCTTGCCTCTTGTTCCGCT